TAGCTTACAGTCTAGTTGGGGGAATATGTACACAGAAAACAATTAGTATACAAGGTACTGAGAAGTGCCACCACATGGTACATACAAGAAATCACATCAGgacaaaggaaatgacaaagtcaCTGTGGGCAAGAAAATTGAAAAAGACCTCTCGGAAGAGGTAGGACTTGAGGTggcctctcaagaactttgataggcaaaggaaggggaaagagcattccaggcctaggGGACTACTGAATGTATGAGTAAGCAGTGACCCTGGTGTGTAAGGCTGATGCAGACAATGATTAGGTAACTGGGCAAGAGCACAGTTTGTTTTGGAGTGTTAGGTCATGACACTGGGCTGAATAAGCAGAAGATTGTGGAAGACAGTGAATGCTAGGTTAGGGAGCCAGGACTTTTTCCCCTAGGAGGTAGGTAGCcattttattcccttctcttgcTAGAGAGCAGAAGATCTGATTGTGGACCTCTGAGGCACCTTGGTATCTTTCCCCTAACCCTTcttagggagaagggagggatctGGACTGAAACTGCATGAGAGGGAACAAATGACAAAAAGTTAAGGCCTTATTGGAGGAGCTCAGAGTCGGGGTTGGAAAAGCACCAGAGACCAGGGGGACTTCTATATACAGGCAACAATAGGGTACCTACTACAGTTCACTGGCCTTTGAGGTGGGAAGGGGTGCTAGACCCAGTCACAGGAATAAGAGACCCTGGGCTCAGTCACATACTCAAAAGAATAGATTCACAAAGGTGATTTATTGATCTTAATTATTTTCCCAAAGTCAAATGGGTCTATGTACACATCAGGACATCAGGACTTGAGGTCAGGACCTTGACAACCAATAGGAACCTCATCTGCAAAGCCCTGGACCAATACAGAGTATGATCTAGGGTCAGGATCTCACTCAAGGGCTTCACATAATCAATATGTACTAAGAGAAATGGATCCCCACTGGCACCTGGGATCCATGgagtccctttccttcttcagacaTCTTAGAGCCCGTCAGTCTAAAAGAAACCCTTAGGGGTGTCCCATTTTATTCCATACATCATATTTTCACTTACATCTTGAGGAAATTCTCTTTACTACATGGAGGAAGGCTGACTGGGAGATGTGGGGTTTATAATGGAGGGATGATGAGCAGCTAGCCAGACAAGGGTAAGTGGTTAttatgggaaaggggagagagcatAGTACAGGAGACTAGAGAAATAGACTTTGCAAGAGTCCTGGGTTTTATCATCAATATTACCTAGAACTCCAATGGCACTGGGAATGACTTTGGGGGAAGAGAAATTGAACATGGAGGATTCATGGCTAGAGCCTTGGTGAGGTTTATCACCTCATGGAGAAGGGAGACCACCAGAAATGTCATAATTGGGACAGTTCAAGTTGTAGAACTAGCCTTGGTACAAGTCTACATGGGGGCCATGGAAACTAAGGACATAAGGATTGGCAGTAGGCACAGAGACCCTCCTCTCTCCTACTCCTGATATCCTGGTCAGGAGGACACTCTCTTCCCCTCAATGAATCATGTTCAATTCCAGGACTATTTGCCCCTATGAAGGGGAATCAGAGCACTGAAGAAAGTGAGGGGCCAGAGAGaggatctgtgtgtgtgtttgagtgtctctctctttcaggGTTTCAGAATAAGACTTGTTCCTGGCCAATTTAGCCAAAAGAAGGGGACTAAACGCCTTGTAAAGGACGCTGTGAATGTGTAAATAAGTTCCTGCGATTCTGCATTGGTGAAGGTCACTGTACCCCCATCGTAATCCAGAGCAATCCCTACTCTTCTGGGTCGCTGGGCTAGGAACAACTCTGCTTCAGGACTGGTGTTAACCCACACACCAGCAGAGGACAGACGCAGAGCCCATACCCCATCCTCAGGACTCAGGCGGAGCTCCCCCTTCTTCCTTACAGTGTCTCTGGCAATACCCACCAGACAGGACTCCTGAACAATGTCATCCTCTTCCaaatcatcttcatcttcatctccaCCTGATTCATCATCCTCATCTGTCTCCCagtcctcctctccttccccatatccattttcttcttcttcttcttcctcctctccttcttcttcttcctccccttcctcttctccccatccttccctctccactACCACTTCCCAATAGACTTTGCCCCAGGTGAAGCCCTTACTACCCAGAACTGCAGGTTCAGGATCAAATTGCTGGGGGTGTTGGTACAGACTCTGATACATGTTGGTAAAGGACACACACTTCCAGTCCTCAGACAATATAAGGTATCCACTGGCTGTCTGAGGGTCCAAAGTGACGTTCACTGTGGAGACAAGGGGGAAAAGtggtagggagggggaaggaaaaaagaagaggggtCTGGGGGTAGCATTCCCATAAGACTCAAGGTCATTCCAACAAGAACCCAGCAACAGACTCAGAGACAGAGATGGCATTTGGCATCTGGCCTTGGGCTATACCATCTCTCTTTCTAGACATAATGATGCCATAAGGATTATATGAAAGTCAAAAACGGGGAAAAAATTAGGAAGGGGGAGGAACAGGAGACAAAGGTCTATAAGGAAAGAAGGGGACCTGAATAATTAAGTATGAATAAAAGAATGCTGGGGGTAGAGGAGATCAGGGTAAGAGGAGAGCAAATTATGATTTTTATGTTCCTTAGGCATCAGGATATAGAAGGCAGGATTCTTTGATACCCATTTCAGACTTTTTCGATGGGAGGGATTTAGTTTAAATATGAATAATGGCTTACATCCGTGTAATACTTTACCATTCACATCGTTTTTTATGTATATGTCATTTGATGATATGTGTAAGGACATTCTGAGAAAAGAACTGTTTGTCCTAGAAAGGGATTACTAGGACTGGTTGTGGGAACTTTGTATAAGAAAAATTTTCCTTATTTGAGAACCTCCTGGACACTCACCTGTCTTATATTCCAGGACTCTCAGCAGCTTTCCTGGTGGAAAAGAAAGAGGCAATGATGAGACTCTGACCCAGGAAtttgagaagaagggagaaatgacaGTGAGTGAGGAAGAGGTTCTACAACATTTTAAATGGCATAGCTCAGGGACCACCAAAGAAAGGCAGGGAAGGACAAGAAGACATTCTGAGTTTGAACAGGCCAAAGAAACTATGATGAGAATCAGAAATCAGTTATGTATTTGGGGGAAGGGACACTATCTAAATGCCCCTCCACCCGCAATCTTTACCTTGAAATTCCCTCAAGCCTTTTCGCAAGGAATGAAGCTTATCAGAGaattctccagttctttttctgacaGCTGGAGCAATGGGTTTCCCACTCCAGAACTTCTTCCGTGGATACCTAAGAAGAGAATGAACGTGAAACAAGTCATTCCCCCCAGCTGGTAGAAACTTTCCTGAGGGTTGGAGCATATCCATTACATCAGGAGTAGTTGGAAAAAGTCTTCTGATGAAACTGTTTCAGAAAGGGCAAGGCCAAATTTCTGCTTTGTGTGGCTCAGGGTTCAGGGATGTAGCTGTCAGGGGGTTCCCAAGTGCTGGAAGACTCTTCTTTGTTCCCACTCCACTAAGAACAGAGCCACAGAGACATCGGACACCTGAGTAATGGCCTCCCTTGCAGCGTCCAGACTCTCACTGTAGCACTTCAAAAGCTTGTGGTTAGACAAGTGGCAAATGAAAATGACTCAAAGACATAAGAAGGAAATGGACACAAGGGAATGAGGTATATTGTGAAAAATATGTTCTTTACCTGTTTAGGAAGTCTCTGGTGTCCTAAAAAAGAAGGAGACACACATTGAAAGTTAACTCATTGATAAAGGGGAGGGGTTACCCATGGTTAAAGGAGCAGCCATTTAAAAACGGGAAATAGGGACAACTCTAATCAGTCAGCATTCATTACTGCCAGAGTAGAAGAGTTATGCAACAATCACTGTCAATAGTGTCATATAGCAAGATTTAAGAAATTCTTGGCTAGGAATTGTGAAAGTGCAAACTTCATGACAAAGATGGCTTTGGATTTGGATCTGAGTGGTCGGTTGTAGccaaaaaaggattttcaaatatTCCCATTCTAGAATGCCACCTTCCTTGGAGTTTCCCAGCTATCCCATCCATTCAAAGGCTTTCTTGTTTCATTCTCCCTCAGCCATCagtaagttttgttgttgtttagtcattttcagtcatgtctgacttcacatcatttggggttttcttggagtagtttgccttttccttcttcagctgactttacagatgaggaaactgaggcaaacagggttaagtgacttgaccagggtcacacagctaacaaatgtctgaggaaagatttgaactcaagtctccctgacttcgGGCCCAATGCAGAATTCTATCCACATCACCACCTAGTTACCCCTATCAGCAAACTAACCCTTGCTAAAGGCATTAGCTGATAATAAGAGAAGAGTTACTAAGATCACTTCCATGAGATATGGAACTTTTCCTGAGTCTCTGCATTAAATAGGATATAGCCATGCCTCTAAGTCAGGGGTTtataacctgggatccatgaaccTTGGTTTGCTTGTACTAAGTAAGAAAACTACACGTTGTAGTGTGCCAGTCTACACTGCTAAagtaagtttcctcatctagaggCTCCCTATACCTATAAAATCaaaggtccagtccctatcccttgGCTGCCATTTTAATTTCAGCCCATGTCCTTCTACTCTATGGTCTGTAGCATGGAAACCAGCTTGAGCTAGTTTCTCTCTCAACCTTTTCTTCTCCCAACTATATTatccttgtccccttcccctttcccctttcttcatgCCCCTAgccctctattttatttttccctctcgcTTCTGATCTGGCTTCTCTctagaaatagaaatgagaggTCCCAAAAACATCCCAACTCCTCTCGGTGCCTACTGagtcaatttccttctttatctgacATCCAGGGCCCTCAACAATTTGGTGCCACCCTACCATCTAGCTTTTTCTCATAGCCTCGGATCATGTAGTTAGTTCCCCATGCCTCACCCTCTTAGCCTCTTGGATTTCTACTCCCTCTTTAAAGGAATATTACCTCATCCTCCATGAAGGCTTTCATGAACCCATTCTCTAAGTTCCTGAAGCTTACCTTCTcctaaaaagtaaaaacaatgacCAAAAGATTCAGGGAAACTTCCTGCTATGGAACGTTGAGGGAAGATGATACTGACATTCCAAcagcttttggttttattttgcgATTAATAGTTTACTGGTTTTCTAAAATATTATGCATTTCAAAGAGATTCTAAAACTGAGATTTTTGACAATGTTTTTTGACCAATCTTTAACTTGTGGATGAATAATTACGATGGTAAGTTTTCATGAGAGACACGTACATACATCTACTCCAAGCAAACTGTTTAAACTCATGGGAACTGTTCCGTGAATACACAGCCTATGACTTCCTAAAACAAACAGCATAGTTAAACAATGCCTACAATATTttagttaaacaaaataaaaactttctcTCCCCCACAAGGTTAACACCAGTGCAGCTCCCTAACACAGGAACACATCAACCTATCTGGTAATGACAAAGGGTCAAAGGTAGACTCCTTGGCTATGGGTAAGATCTAATTTTCCACAGATCACAAATGAAAAATTTTGGTACAGTGATACGTACAAGTGTACTCTGTAACTGTTATCAAGACGGAGCAAGTTTTGACAGTAGTGACTGACTACTACAGCCACTAATTCACTGtagtacacatacatacataccttgGAGGTAAGTAAAGGAAATGTTACTCACCCATTTTATAagtaggggaaactgaggtccaaaaagaTTTTCCAAAGGTCATAACCAAAAATAGATATCAGGCAGAACAAGTTATGGTCAGTCTTATcaatgataacaataacaccATCTTATACTTTACATTTGTATATAATGATGTTTATATTCCTTATCTCATCTGTTCCTTACTACAAAAACCCTATTATCCTTATCTTATAATATATTAAGAGACTATGgctcagaaaaatggaaaaggtctTGAAATCTAGAACTCTTGATTTCTCGTCCAGCACTATTTCCATCAGAAGAGACTTATGTCTCAGGGAACAGATGGGATCACCTTTCTTTTAGGAATCTCACCTGCATGAGCTCAGCCGCTGGCTGCTGGGCCTTCTCCTCCAGTTCTGAGATCACAGTCCCTAGCCTGGTGAGTTCCCCAGAGGCCCTGAGGTTgtatttctctctcccctccacgaTCTCCCGCTCCAGTCCCTCTAGGCGTTCCAGGAGGTGCTGCTCTCGTTCTCTCAGGAACTGATGCCCCTGGGCAAACTCTGAGGCGATGTTCTGCCTCTCCATCTGGAGTTTGGTCTACAGTGCATGAAGGTgcacacaaagacacagagaaaatataaatatgaatgtcTCCCtagagatcataggatcagaaatttagagccagaggagATCTTTTATGGTCATCAAGCCCAAACcccagattttacagatgagaaaactcaggtccAAGTTATGCAATTTGCCTTATTGTCACAAttagtgtcagaggcaaaatttgaactcagatcttcctgactcaaagtccaacaTTCCCACCATTATGCCACATTGCCCCACCATGCATTCACCAGGTCCTAGAGAAAAGCTCAGCACATTTCATGAGACCCTTTGTGCTTAACTTGATATTTTGCTTCTTCTGTCCCTACAACAGTTCAAAGCCTTactcatctctttctcctcatcccaACTCAACAGAGGCAGTGGCAGAAAAGGACCAATTCTGCCATGAAAAGATACAGGTTTGAattccatctctgccacttactatctgtatgactttggactcTATTCacttctccatgcctcagtttcttacctattaaatgagtggattggattagatgatctttaaaatccCTAAAGTCTATAAATCACAAAACATCAGAGGTAAAAGGGGCCTTATGCAATCTCACCTAGGTACTATTATCCTAtcagacagatgagaaaactgaaatacaGAACTTGCCTGAAGTCAAGCTAATTGCTGACTAGTGGAAGACTCCTgagtccaatattctttccactaaaaTTCAAGTTCACCGCCCTTGTCAAACTAATAATCTCCTTGACTTAGATGACTACCTCATAGCCACTGCACACTAGCTGCCACTGAGGATGGTCTCAGGGATGCCTTCCCTTAAATCAGTCCAAGTCCATCTCCTTTCTAAGCAGTCTGTCTTGATTCATCCCACTCAGGTCTGGTCACTCTCTCCTTTGCATTCCTTCCTTCATCATTTATGGCCTATTTGACTAaattcccatgcctagaattcttttCCATCTCCTGGCTTTTCTATCAGCCTGGTTTCTTTCAGGTCTAAAGTCCCACCTATTGCAAGAAGCCtgtcccaatccctcttaatgctagtaCTTTCCCTTTGCTGATTATCATCGGTTTAACCTGTCAGTATCTTATTTGGACACAGTAGTCTTTACAATTGTCTCCTCCACTGgcctgtaagctctttgagagcacaGATGGTCTTTTGTCTTTTGcggtatccctagtacttagcttgtcacatagcaggtacttaataaatgcaagcTGACTGAACTCACTAACCAaattcatcttttccttccttttcttctaaaatatttactataaatgtttattattatatgtatCTGAAATGTTTATGTTATCGAACATGTTTGTCATATCCTCTCAGCAGAGACCCCGTGAACGTGACTAGATGTTTGGCCTGAAGACTTCACTTACCAGCAAGtgctgaatctcagtttcccccttcatctgaaagctgtgaaccctctctttgtctctccttagGGTGCCCAGGTGACTCAGGATTTTTTCCTGTCGAAAAAAATAAGCAGATAAAGGACAGTTGAAATCTAATTTGAGACCTTGGGCAGGGCTAGACTAGACTAAGACTATCAAATTATTCTCACTCCAGACTGCCTGGTTGTTTACGGCAGGGGTCCCCAACTCTAATTTGCTCAAATTCTCATGGGGAGATACACTTTCTCATCACCCTCCATGAGGAGGTTTGTGATCCTCCTGGATAGAAGCTAATTAACTGAGCTAGGGAACACCAAGGCTTACCCGGTGGGGCTGGGcagccttctcaatgaggatggctGTGTGGTACTTGTGTTCCCTGGACTCCCGGCACATCACACAAAGGAACCTCCCATCATCCTCACAGTAATAGTG
The DNA window shown above is from Notamacropus eugenii isolate mMacEug1 chromosome 2, mMacEug1.pri_v2, whole genome shotgun sequence and carries:
- the TRIM26 gene encoding tripartite motif-containing protein 26 isoform X2, whose translation is MATSAPLRTLEEEVTCSICLDYLRDPVTIDCGHVFCRGCVIDIRAPPGGRPSCPLCKKTFKKDNIRPVWQLASLVQNIERLNVEKGREAKEKRPEPMTMMQCERHKEKLHYYCEDDGRFLCVMCRESREHKYHTAILIEKAAQPHREKILSHLGTLRRDKERVHSFQMKGETEIQHLLTKLQMERQNIASEFAQGHQFLREREQHLLERLEGLEREIVEGREKYNLRASGELTRLGTVISELEEKAQQPAAELMQDTRDFLNRYPRKKFWSGKPIAPAVRKRTGEFSDKLHSLRKGLREFQGKLLRVLEYKTVNVTLDPQTASGYLILSEDWKCVSFTNMYQSLYQHPQQFDPEPAVLGSKGFTWGKVYWEVVVEREGWGEEEGEEEEEGEEEEEEEENGYGEGEEDWETDEDDESGGDEDEDDLEEDDIVQESCLVGIARDTVRKKGELRLSPEDGVWALRLSSAGVWVNTSPEAELFLAQRPRRVGIALDYDGGTVTFTNAESQELIYTFTASFTRRLVPFFWLNWPGTSLILKP
- the TRIM26 gene encoding tripartite motif-containing protein 26 isoform X1 — protein: MATSAPLRTLEEEVTCSICLDYLRDPVTIDCGHVFCRGCVIDIRAPPGGRPSCPLCKKTFKKDNIRPVWQLASLVQNIERLNVEKGREAKEKRPEPMTMMQCERHKEKLHYYCEDDGRFLCVMCRESREHKYHTAILIEKAAQPHREKILSHLGTLRRDKERVHSFQMKGETEIQHLLTKLQMERQNIASEFAQGHQFLREREQHLLERLEGLEREIVEGREKYNLRASGELTRLGTVISELEEKAQQPAAELMQEKVSFRNLENGFMKAFMEDEDTRDFLNRYPRKKFWSGKPIAPAVRKRTGEFSDKLHSLRKGLREFQGKLLRVLEYKTVNVTLDPQTASGYLILSEDWKCVSFTNMYQSLYQHPQQFDPEPAVLGSKGFTWGKVYWEVVVEREGWGEEEGEEEEEGEEEEEEEENGYGEGEEDWETDEDDESGGDEDEDDLEEDDIVQESCLVGIARDTVRKKGELRLSPEDGVWALRLSSAGVWVNTSPEAELFLAQRPRRVGIALDYDGGTVTFTNAESQELIYTFTASFTRRLVPFFWLNWPGTSLILKP